The following DNA comes from bacterium.
GCACTTCCACTGCGCGAACGGCAATATCCACCCCATCCTGCGGCCCCATCACGCCGAGATAGACGCCGAGATAAGGCCGTCCACGTTTCAGACTAGGATCAGGTTCGGTAGGCTTGAAACGAGCAAGCTGCGGGCCACTGCGCACTACGGCCACATCATCAGGGTGCATCTTGCCTCGCGAAACGGCGATTTCTTTGTAGCTTTCGTTGGTAGATATGACCATATCGGCTGTTTCGAACGTCTTGCGCTCCAGCCAGTATTGGCTCTTTAACAGTTTGCCTGTCTCTTTTTTGAACCGCGAGACGAAGAGTTCGGGGCATAAATCGTGATGGTCGAATACAAAAGCCTTCTTGCGTCGCTTCCAATATTTACCAATCGTCCAAAAGATATCGGGCGGATTACAGGACTGGATGACATCAAAACCCACTTCCTTGGCGACCCGCTTGGTCAGCTTCCATGTGTTGATCCAAGCCGTCCAGTACTCCTTCACATAGCTGGCAGGTCCACTGGAAGTTGCTTGGAGCACATAACGATAGACATGGATTCCCTCAATCGTCTTACACAATTCAGTGTCATTAGGAGGGCAGGGTGAGATCACCGACACCTCATATCCCGCTTCAGTA
Coding sequences within:
- a CDS encoding glycosyltransferase, with the translated sequence MESKIKGRILILVENLPVPFDRRVWMESLALTEAGYEVSVISPCPPNDTELCKTIEGIHVYRYVLQATSSGPASYVKEYWTAWINTWKLTKRVAKEVGFDVIQSCNPPDIFWTIGKYWKRRKKAFVFDHHDLCPELFVSRFKKETGKLLKSQYWLERKTFETADMVISTNESYKEIAVSRGKMHPDDVAVVRSGPQLARFKPTEPDPSLKRGRPYLGVYLGVMGPQDGVDIAVRAVEV